One region of Halohasta litchfieldiae genomic DNA includes:
- a CDS encoding glutamate-5-semialdehyde dehydrogenase has product MSELTTEQKVDAAETAALKLAQRSETERNAGLEAIADAIEAQSDEILEANATDVDEAEAMLEAGEYTQALVDRLALSESKIESIAEMVRSVAGQDDPLGETLEARRLDDGLELYKRSVPIGVIGTVFESRPDALVQIAALSLKSGNAAILKGGSEASRSNRVLYEIIEEATSDLPTGWAQLIEARADVNALLEMDDSVDLLMPRGSSEFVKYIQDNTSIPVLGHTEGVCHVYVDDEADLSMAAEVAHDAKVQYPAACNAAETLLIHEAVAEEFVPEIADRYEETGVEMRGDDRVREIVDTDVEMDAATEADWSTEYGDLIISLKVVDSLVEAVDHINEYGSKHTDSIISQDADNARVFMQGIDSASVFHNASTRFSDGYRFGLGAEVGISTGKIHARGPVGLGGLTTYQYFLEGDGQIVASYSGQNAREYVHEEFDGEWTPGRLSESTVTQ; this is encoded by the coding sequence ATGAGTGAGCTGACAACAGAACAAAAAGTAGATGCCGCAGAGACAGCCGCGCTCAAGTTGGCACAGCGTTCCGAAACCGAACGGAATGCTGGACTTGAGGCGATCGCCGACGCAATCGAGGCCCAAAGCGACGAGATTCTCGAAGCGAACGCAACAGATGTCGACGAGGCCGAAGCAATGCTCGAAGCCGGAGAGTACACCCAAGCACTCGTCGACCGACTCGCGCTCAGTGAGTCAAAAATCGAGTCCATTGCCGAGATGGTTCGCAGTGTCGCCGGACAGGACGACCCTCTTGGCGAGACGCTCGAAGCGCGTCGACTCGACGACGGTCTTGAACTCTACAAGCGTTCGGTACCGATCGGTGTTATTGGGACTGTCTTCGAGTCCCGACCTGACGCTTTGGTCCAGATCGCCGCGCTGAGCCTCAAATCCGGCAACGCAGCCATTCTCAAAGGTGGCAGCGAGGCCAGCAGATCGAACCGTGTCCTCTACGAGATCATCGAGGAGGCCACGAGCGACCTGCCGACTGGCTGGGCCCAACTCATCGAAGCCCGAGCGGACGTCAACGCCCTCCTAGAGATGGACGACTCGGTCGACCTCCTGATGCCACGGGGAAGTTCGGAGTTCGTAAAGTATATTCAGGACAACACCTCGATTCCCGTCTTGGGTCACACTGAGGGCGTTTGTCACGTCTATGTCGACGACGAAGCAGATCTCTCGATGGCCGCCGAGGTCGCCCACGACGCGAAAGTCCAGTATCCCGCTGCCTGTAACGCCGCTGAAACACTACTGATCCACGAGGCAGTCGCCGAGGAGTTCGTTCCCGAGATCGCCGACCGCTACGAGGAGACGGGTGTCGAGATGCGAGGCGACGATCGCGTGCGCGAAATTGTCGACACAGATGTCGAGATGGACGCCGCGACAGAGGCCGATTGGTCGACCGAGTACGGTGATCTGATTATCTCGCTCAAAGTCGTCGACTCGCTTGTCGAGGCGGTCGACCACATCAACGAGTACGGCTCGAAACACACCGATTCGATCATCTCACAGGATGCTGACAACGCCAGAGTCTTCATGCAGGGGATCGACTCGGCGAGCGTCTTCCACAACGCCTCAACGCGGTTCAGCGATGGCTACCGGTTCGGACTCGGCGCGGAGGTCGGCATCAGCACCGGGAAAATCCATGCCCGCGGTCCGGTCGGCCTCGGTGGGCTGACGACCTACCAGTACTTCCTCGAAGGCGACGGCCAGATCGTCGCCAGCTACTCCGGACAAAACGCACGGGAGTATGTTCACGAGGAGTTCGACGGTGAATGGACGCCCGGTCGACTCTCCGAGTCGACGGTCACCCAATAG
- the proB gene encoding glutamate 5-kinase has product MSETDDEEVLRVDGEAVDQTRELAADADRVIVKAGTNSLTDAESNLDDAKLDKLVDDLVDLLNRDKEVILVSSGAVGAGKGLVGNGHETIEELQALSTVGQSHLMRRYTESFERHGYTVAQILLSQDDLDNPDRFTNFRNTIETLLEWGVVPIINENDAVGTEELRIGDNDMLSSSLAMGVDVDLLVTLTDVGGVYTGNPKEDESAELIEAVGRNYGYVQEFVDESAGESFGGIQTKVSGARTVSEHGIPAVIAESTEPDVLEQIATAKPVGTIFIPINGGHNE; this is encoded by the coding sequence ATGAGTGAGACGGACGACGAGGAGGTACTCAGAGTCGACGGTGAAGCCGTTGATCAGACCCGAGAGCTGGCGGCCGACGCCGACCGGGTCATCGTCAAAGCCGGGACGAACTCGCTGACCGACGCCGAGTCGAATCTCGACGACGCGAAACTCGACAAGCTCGTCGACGATCTGGTCGACCTGCTGAATCGGGACAAAGAGGTCATCCTCGTCTCCTCGGGTGCGGTCGGCGCGGGCAAGGGGCTCGTCGGCAACGGTCACGAAACCATCGAGGAGCTCCAAGCGCTGTCGACGGTGGGCCAATCCCACCTGATGCGCCGGTATACCGAGAGCTTCGAACGCCACGGCTACACGGTCGCCCAGATCCTGCTCTCTCAGGACGACCTCGACAACCCCGACCGATTCACCAACTTTCGGAACACCATCGAAACCCTGCTTGAGTGGGGCGTTGTCCCGATCATCAACGAGAACGACGCCGTGGGAACCGAAGAGCTCCGCATCGGCGACAACGATATGCTCTCGTCGTCGCTTGCGATGGGCGTCGACGTCGACCTCCTTGTCACCCTCACTGACGTCGGAGGCGTGTATACGGGCAATCCGAAAGAAGACGAGAGCGCCGAACTGATAGAGGCCGTCGGTCGGAACTACGGCTACGTCCAAGAGTTCGTCGACGAGAGCGCCGGAGAGAGTTTCGGCGGGATTCAAACCAAAGTCTCGGGGGCCCGGACGGTGAGCGAACATGGGATTCCCGCGGTGATCGCCGAGTCGACCGAACCGGATGTTCTGGAGCAAATCGCTACTGCAAAGCCGGTGGGGACGATATTTATCCCTATCAACGGTGGTCACAATGAGTGA
- the proC gene encoding pyrroline-5-carboxylate reductase, with protein sequence MTQISVIGCGNMGGAFIKGLHQSGGYSVTACDVDEAVLETISPYCDRTTTELSVAAESEVVVLALKPDLVGAILSDLELTADQTLLSIAAGVSTELLESKTEATVVRIMPNLAAEYGMMAAAVTESTVTDEIRAILDAVGEFVEVSESKMDIATAVNGSGPAFVFYLINAMAEAGVDGGLSPEDARTLAAQTFKGAAETVLQSDRSIEDLIDAVCSPKGTTIEGMDVLWDSDVEAEVGEAVAAAEERSKELAQDAADE encoded by the coding sequence ATGACACAGATAAGCGTTATTGGCTGCGGAAATATGGGAGGCGCATTTATTAAGGGCCTGCATCAGTCGGGCGGCTATTCGGTAACTGCCTGTGACGTCGACGAAGCGGTTCTTGAGACGATTTCGCCCTACTGCGACCGGACGACCACCGAACTGTCGGTCGCCGCCGAAAGCGAGGTCGTCGTCCTCGCACTGAAACCGGATCTCGTCGGTGCCATCCTCTCGGATCTCGAACTGACGGCCGACCAGACACTGCTCTCGATTGCCGCCGGTGTGTCGACCGAGTTGCTCGAATCCAAAACGGAGGCTACGGTCGTCCGGATCATGCCGAACCTTGCGGCCGAATACGGAATGATGGCCGCCGCCGTCACCGAGTCGACGGTGACCGACGAAATCCGAGCGATCCTCGATGCTGTCGGCGAGTTCGTCGAAGTCTCGGAGTCCAAAATGGATATCGCGACCGCAGTCAACGGCAGCGGCCCCGCCTTCGTCTTCTATCTTATCAACGCGATGGCGGAAGCTGGCGTCGACGGCGGTCTCAGTCCCGAAGACGCCCGGACGCTCGCCGCACAGACATTTAAAGGAGCCGCCGAGACCGTCCTCCAGTCCGACCGGTCCATCGAGGATCTGATCGACGCGGTCTGTTCGCCGAAGGGAACGACCATCGAAGGGATGGACGTGCTGTGGGACAGCGACGTCGAGGCGGAAGTCGGCGAGGCGGTCGCCGCCGCCGAGGAACGCTCGAAGGAGTTGGCCCAGGACGCCGCCGATGAGTGA
- a CDS encoding manganese-dependent inorganic pyrophosphatase — protein sequence MDSESTVVVGHTRPDADSVCSAIAFAALKSAEGTPTTPLIQGPINAESEYLLERFEVSVPEERRTVGDYDVILVDHSERDQAPEDLSPDQLRGIVDHHRIGDLQSSRPAFYFADVVGCTATLIHELAERREVSLDRSTRGLMLGAILSDTMLLASPTTTDRDRDASAALAESLAVDREDFGQKQFEAKSTVGSLPPSEALKGDLKVYDTSHGAVAIGQIEVADSEAILTEKGAYIEAMEQLQDEGDYHGVVLLVTDIPAKGSHVLVVSTDDSAYESALDITLSDRSQFVDGLLSRKKQVVPPLLEAFGSSKLT from the coding sequence ATGGACTCCGAGTCGACGGTCGTCGTTGGCCACACCCGCCCGGATGCAGACAGTGTCTGTTCGGCAATCGCCTTTGCAGCTCTTAAAAGTGCGGAGGGAACACCCACAACGCCGTTGATTCAGGGACCGATCAACGCCGAGAGCGAGTACCTCCTAGAGCGGTTCGAAGTGTCGGTCCCCGAAGAGCGCCGGACAGTTGGCGATTACGACGTGATTTTGGTCGACCACAGCGAGCGCGATCAGGCCCCCGAAGATCTCTCTCCCGATCAGCTTCGAGGGATCGTCGACCACCACCGGATCGGTGATCTTCAGAGCTCACGACCCGCCTTCTACTTCGCGGATGTCGTCGGCTGTACAGCAACGCTCATCCACGAACTCGCCGAGCGTCGAGAGGTTAGCCTTGACCGGTCGACTCGTGGGCTGATGCTCGGCGCAATCCTCTCGGATACGATGCTACTGGCCTCGCCGACCACAACTGATCGGGATCGAGACGCCTCGGCCGCCCTTGCGGAGAGTCTGGCTGTCGACCGCGAGGATTTTGGGCAAAAACAGTTCGAAGCGAAGTCGACCGTCGGCTCGCTGCCGCCCAGCGAGGCACTTAAAGGAGACCTCAAAGTGTACGACACCAGTCACGGTGCTGTCGCCATCGGTCAGATTGAGGTCGCCGACAGCGAGGCGATCCTCACGGAGAAGGGTGCCTACATCGAGGCGATGGAGCAGTTGCAGGACGAGGGTGACTACCACGGTGTCGTCCTGCTCGTGACCGACATTCCGGCGAAGGGAAGCCATGTGTTGGTCGTGTCGACTGACGATTCAGCATACGAGAGCGCGCTCGATATCACACTCAGCGACCGGAGTCAGTTCGTCGACGGACTGCTCTCGCGGAAAAAACAGGTCGTGCCGCCGCTGTTGGAGGCATTTGGTAGTTCAAAACTGACATAA